From Magnolia sinica isolate HGM2019 chromosome 13, MsV1, whole genome shotgun sequence, one genomic window encodes:
- the LOC131223099 gene encoding helicase and polymerase-containing protein TEBICHI isoform X3 — translation MTSGSPRNRIDQFFTSKKKKTLSPGLKAEKTDKDAKIILDGSPSTKSTLDSFLVSPHHDKSPVKPSKSDHGAVPRQDPVKRNLTLEIDLASEVAHKPVSLLTNFRSPVHCQKADVLREPQKEASSEKSDGDIGSNEWSDVVRGSRGAGEVATCSPEEEMIAIASGKGNLELRQFAADFLSLYCSEVPANEQKLNRQKRNGSPSLLAVDSKTSKKKHCISDHNHSQTCSDRDYSEHVKSGSSHYEEIEGTGCKQGKEYGSTSVELYASSRKCNPAPNSSVIMAECVTPGPSTNVTSNHETPNWACRSSIISPGDAFWNEAIQIADGLFGPFDKFSVQASKTNKVIEGQHERGSTCVIESGRGIGNSAKLAETDTEPRHMGLNTSMELSEKLAKDNGKLPAVVFHKVSPLPVRHFDFSHEERNSDENAQPQCLEENMKDVTPIGNGLSNSLTRCTALRSKQNNSEGELIPSLPISLDMDQKFAALAGNGEMCQILDDASASSIGDGKGGLPRQENVLEKETKNSSFAYCKYDEATTPSSSRALNVSLLLSSWLPSEICSIYMKRGISKLYPWQVECLQVDGVLQKRNLVYCASTSAGKSFVAEILMLRRVISTGKMALLVLPYVSICAEKAEHLEGILEPLGKHVRSFYGNQGGGTLPKDTSVAVCTIEKANSLVNRLLEDGRLSEVGIIVIDELHMVGDQNRGYLLELMLTKLRYAAGEGNTESSSGDSSGTSSGKADPAHGLQIVGMSATMPNVAAVADWLQAALYQTDFRPVPLEEYFKVGNAIYNKKMELVRTIPKNADLGGKDPDNIVELCNEVVQEGHSVLIFCSSRKGCESTAKHVAKFLKEFSVSTREGVCEFSDSSSAIEALRKCPAGLDPILEETLHSGVAYHHAGLTVEEREIVETCYRRGLVRVLTATSTLAAGVNLPARRVIFRQPRIGRDFIDGTRYKQMAGRAGRTGIDTRGESILICKPEEVKRIAAVLNDNCPPLQSCLSEDKNGMTHAILEVVAGGIVQTANDIHRYVRCTLLNSTKPFQDVVKSAQDSLRWLCHRKFLEWNEETKLYSTTPLGRASFGSSLCPEESLVVLDDLSRAREGFVLSSDLHLVYLVTPINVDVEPDWELYYEKFMQLSVLDQSVGNRIGVGEPFLMRMAHGAPVHIQDKSRGNKKGERGRPQSVIVATYNSTLSDEQTIRVCKRFYVALMLSRLVQEVSVVDVCEAFKVSRGMVQALQENAGRFALMVSLFCERLGWNDLEGLVAKFQNRVSFGVRAEIVELTNIPYVKGSRARALYKAGLRTPLAIAEASLSEIVKALFESSSWASQEGSTMRRVQLGVAKKIKNGARKIVLDQAEEARVAAFSAFKSLGVLVPQLSQPLLPTAIGNSIMQEGVNSIMQEGGNSIMQEGGMVSSSEGTTSGFGNKQPNEDVQLAPSISEAEGNKKLCDLAQDHRIIELICESNTSMGIAGEVNSIGAMQYNCKDGASGTSIEVPALYHGPEFKAIINNTKNSESSFCQRLGNHCNSNRTPNGHLDNEEHEGNREKDLSNCMNGSITEKGPVNANNVPGGFDSFLDLWETISEFYFDVHFTKRSEQNTSVQFEIHGIAICWENSPVYYVSLSKDLISSDKLNLTGSCNDSCGTAAEDNTELLAPSYLWERAKHRWSRIAKIMECVDVRKVTWNLKAQIQVFKNPGVSIHKFGRLSLEEKERIGIKLRANSYLWLPSISVKDAVDMCVVVWILWPDEESSSTPNLEKEVKKRLSGEAAAAANRDGRWRNQMRRAAHNGCCRRAAQTRALGSVLWKLLISENLVEAVTRIESPLVEVLADMELWGIGVDMDACFRARHILGKKLKQLEKEAYSLAGMTFSLYTSADIANVLFRHLKLPISEGHSKGKKHPSTDKHSLDLLRHQHPIISVIREHRTLAKLLNSTLGSMCSRAKLCVQSQKYTVHGHWLQTSTATGRLSMEEPNLQCVEHMVDFKVHQNDKNSSSSSDAVHHQINPRDFFIPTQDDWLLLTADYSQIELRLMAHFSQDSSLIELLSRPDGDVFTMMAARWTGQQESTLSSRARDQTKRLVYGILYGMGANTLAEQLECSSDEAAEKIRSFKSSFPGVSAWLHYAVMFCRQKGYIETLMGRKRFLSKIKLGNNKEKAKAQRQAVNSICQGSAADIIKIAMINIHSIVVKGCEAQNSSTAWGTKFSVLRGRCRILLQVHDELVLEVDPSLVREAGLLLKTAMESAASLLGWENLGLFGAF, via the exons ATGACATCGGGCTCACCTCGAAATCGCATCGATCAG TTTTTcacttcaaagaaaaagaaaactctaTCACCTGGTCTCAAGGCTGAGAAAACCGATAAAGATGCGAAAATCATATTGGATggatctcctagtaccaaaagtACTCTGGACAGCTTTCTTGTGAGTCCCCATCACGATAAAAGTCCGGTTAAACCTTCAAAGTCAGATCATGGTGCCGTGCCAAGGCAAGATCCTGTTAAACGGAATTTGACATTGGAGATTGATTTAGCTTCTGAAGTTGCACATAAACCTGTATCTTTGCTGACCAATTTTAGAAGTCCAGTTCATTGCCAAAAGGCTGATGTGCTAAGAGAACCTCAGAAAGAAGCATCATCTGAAAAATCAGATGGGGACATTGGTTCCAATGAATGGAGTGATGTTGTAAGGGGATCTCGTGGGGCAGGTGAGGTTGCAACCTGTTCGCCTGAAGAGGAGATGATTGCGATTGCATCTGGAAAGGGCAACTTGGAACTCCGACAGTTTGCAGCTGATTTTTTATCTTTATATTGCAG TGAAGTTCCAGCAAATGAACAGAAGTTGAACAGGCAAAAGAGAAATGGTAGTCCATCTTTGCTAGCTGTAGACAGCAAAACATCCAAGAAGAAGCACTGCATTTCAGATCATAACCACTCCCAAACGTGTTCTGACAGGGATTATTCTGAACATGTGAAGTCTGGATCGAGCCattatgaagaaattgaa GGAACCGGTTGTAAGCAAGGCAAGGAATATGGTAGCACAAGCGTTGAACTTTATGCTAGCTCGAGAAAATGCAATCCAGCACCTAATTCAAGCGTAATTATGGCAGAATGTGTTACACCTGGTCCATCGACCAATGTCACGTCTAATCATGAAACCCCTAATTGGGCATGTAGGAGCTCCATAATTTCTCCTGGAGATGCATTCTGGAATGAAGCCATCCAAATTGCTGATGGtttatttggcccatttgataaattttctgTTCAAGCTTCCAAAACTAATAAGGTCATTGAGGGCCAACATGAGCGAGGAAGCACATGTGTTATAGAAAGTGGAAGGGGTATTGGAAATTCAGCCAAATTAGCGGAAACTGATACTGAACCCAGACACATGGGACTGAACACTTCCATGGAATTGTCAGAGAAGCTTGCCAAAGATAATGGCAAGTTGCCTGCAGTTGTTTTTCACAAAGTATCCCCATTGCCTGTTAGACATTTTGACTTCTCACATGAGGAGAGAAACTCTGATGAGAATGCTCAGCCTCAATGTTTAGAGGAAAACATGAAGGATGTCACTCCTATAGGGAATGGACTTTCTAATAGTTTAACTCGTTGCACGGCTTTAAGAAGTAAACAAAATAACTCAGAAGGGGAACTCATACCTTCTTTACCCATATCTTTGGACATGGACCAGAAGTTTGCAGCTTTGGCTGGCAATGGAGAAATGTGCCAGATTCTAGATGATGCTTCTGCTTCATCCATAGGAGATGGCAAAGGGGGTCTCCCAAGACAAGAGAATGTTCTGGAGAAAGAAACCAAGAATAGTTCCTTTGCTTACTGCAAATATGATGAAGCCACTACTCCATCAAGTTCAAGAGCACTGAATGTCAGTTTACTGCTTAGCAGTTGGCTTCCTTCTGAAATATGCAGCATTTATATGAAGCGAGGCATTTCAAAACTTTATCCTTGGCAG GTTGAATGCCTTCAAGTTGATGGTGTCTTGCAGAAAAGAAATCTTGTGTACTGTGCATCTACAAG TGCTGGTAAAAGTTTTGTTGCTGAGATACTGATGTTGCGGCGAGTCATATCAACTGGAAAAATGGCATTGCTTGTCCTGCCATATGTATCTATTTGTGCAGAAAAg GCTGAACATCTGGAAGGAATTCTTGAGCCACTTGGCAAGCATGTTCGAAGTTTTTATGGCAACCAGGGTGGTGGAACACTTCCTAAAGACACTTCTGTAGCTGTCTGTACAATAGAGAAGGCAAACTCTCTTGTTAATAGATTGCTGGAAGACGGGCGTCTTTCAGAGGTTGGAATTATTGTGATAGATGAACTTCATATG GTTGGTGATCAGAACAGGGGCTATCTTTTGGAACTTATGCTGACAAAGCTTCGGTATGCAGCCGGTGAAGGCAATACAGAATCATCTAGTGGAGATAGCTCAGGTACAAGCAGTGGGAAAGCTGATCCTGCTCATGGTTTGCAAATTGTTGGGATGAGTGCAACCATGCCAAATGTAGCAGCTGTAGCTGATTGGCTTCAA GCAGCATTATATCAGACGGATTTCCGACCTGTTCCATTGGAGGAATATTTTAAAGTTGGAAATGCCATTTATAACAAAAAGATGGAACTTGTTCGAACAATTCCAAAAAATGCTGATCTAGGAGGTAAAGATCCAGACAACATTGTGGAATTATGCAATGAG GTTGTTCAAGAAGGTCATTCAGTGCTTATATTCTGTTCCAGTCGAAAAGGATGTGAATCAACTGCAAAGCATGTGGCAAAGTTCCTTAAAGAATTCTCTGTCAGCACTCGTGAAGGTGTTTGTgaatttagtgattcttcttcaGCTATTGAAGCCTTGCGGAAATGTCCTGCTGGATTGGACCCCATATTAGAGGAAACTCTTCATTCTGGTGTTGCCTACCACCATGCTGGCCTCACG GTTGAGGAAAGGGAGATTGTTGAAACTTGTTACCGTAGAGGACTTGTACGTGTCTTAACTGCTACATCAACCTTAGCTGCTGGTGTTAACCTGCCTGCTAGGAGGGTCATATTCCGACAACCCAGGATTGGCCGTGATTTCATTGATGGCACAAGATACAAACAAATGGCTGGTCGTGCTGGTCGGACTGGAATAGACACAAGAGGCGAAAGT ATACTGATATGCAAGCCAGAAGAAGTTAAAAGAATTGCAGCTGTGCTTAACGACAATTGCCCACCATTGCAGTCTTGCTTGTCTGAAGATAAAAATGGAATGACTCATGCAATCTTAGAAGTTGTCGCTGGTGGAATTGTTCAGACTGCAAATGACATTCATCGATATGTTAGGTGTACGCTTCTCAATTCGACGAAACCATTTCAAGACGTAGTAAAATCTGCTCAGGATTCTCTTCGCTGGCTGTGCCATAGGAAGTTTCTTGAATGGAATGAAGAAACTAAGTTGTACAGCACCACACCTCTTGGGCGTGCATCTTTTGGCAGTTCTCTCTGCCCTGAAGAATCACTT GTCGTTCTGGATGATCTTTCAAGGGCAAGAGAAGGATTCGTTCTCTCATCTGATCTGCATTTAGTTTACTTGGTCACGCCCATTAATGTTGATGTTGAACCAGATTGGGAATTGTATTATGAAAAGTTCATGCAGCTGTCTGTGCTTGACCAG TCTGTTGGCAACCGAATTGGGGTAGGAGAACCTTTCTTGATGCGCATGGCACATGGTGCACCTGTGCACATTCAGGATAAATCAAGAGGGAATAAGAAAGGGGAACGTGGTAGACCTCAAAGCGTAATTGTTGCTACTTACAACTCTACGCTTTCAGATGAACAAACCATTCGTGTGTGTAAAAGGTTTTACGTGGCGCTCATGTTGTCAAGACTTGTGCAG GAGGTATCTGTGGTTGACGTTTGTGAAGCCTTCAAAGTGTCCAGAGGCATGGTTCAGGCCTTACAAGAGAATGCTGGCAGGTTCGCTTTGATGGTTTCTTTGTTTTGTGAAAGACTTGGGTGGAATGATCTGGAAGGCTTGGTTGCAAAGTTCCAAAATCGGGTTTCATTTGGAGTCAGAGCGGAGATTGTAGAACTCACTAATATTCCATATGTTAAG GGTTCTCGTGCCCGGGCACTCTACAAAGCTGGCTTGCGCACCCCACTCGCTATTGCTGAAGCATCACTTTCGGAAATAGTCAAAGCTctttttgaatcttcttcatggGCTTCCCAAG AAGGTTCCACAATGCGACGCGTACAATTGGGAGTTGCCAAGAAGATTAAGAATGGTGCACGCAAAATTGTTCTTGACCAAGCTGAAGAAGCAAGAGTAGCAGCTTTTTCAGCTTTCAAATCGCTTGGGGTTCTTGTTCCTCAGCTTTCCCAGCCCTTACTGCCCACTGCCATTGGGAACTCCATCATGCAAGAAGGCGTTAACTCCATCATGCAAGAGGGCGGTAACTCCATCATGCAAGAGGGCGGCATGGTTTCTTCTAGCGAAGGCACTACTAGTGGCTTTGGTAATAAACAACCTAACGAAGATGTTCAACTTGCACCTAGTATATCTGAAGCGGAAGGAAATAAGAAACTTTGCGATTTAGCTCAAGACCATAGAATTATTGAGTTAATTTGTGAATCAAATACTAGCATGGGCATTGCAGGGGAAGTAAACTCCATTGGTGCCATGCAATATAACTGTAAAGATGGTGCCAGTGGAACATCGATTGAAGTGCCTGCTCTATATCACGGTCCTGAGTTCAAAGCAATTATCAACAACACCAAAAATTCGGAGTCGTCCTTCTGTCAGAGGTTGGGAAATCATTGCAACAGTAACAGGACACCTAATGGGCATCTTGACAATGAAGAGCATGAAGGGAACAGAGAAAAAGATCTATCGAACTGTATGAACGGCAGTATTACTGAGAAAGGTCCTGTTAATGCAAATAATGTGCCTGGTGGGTTTGACTCTTTCTTGGATCTGTGGGAAACAATCAGCGAGTTCTATTTTGATGTTCACTTCACCAAGAGATCTGAGCAGAACACTTCTGTCCAGTTTGAAATTCATGGCATAGCCATCTGCTGGGAAAACTCACCTGTCTACTACGTCAGCCTTTCCAAGGATCTGATATCTTCTGACAAGCTAAATTTAACTGGCAGTTGCAATGATTCTTGTGGGACTGCAGCTGAGGATAATACAGAACTTTTAGCTCCAAGTTATTTGTGGGAAAGAGCTAAACACAGATGGAGTAGGATAGCTAAGATTATGGAATGTGTTGATGTTAGAAAAGTCACTTGGAACTTGAAAGCTCAGATTCAGGTCTTCAAGAACCCTGGTGTTTCCATTCATAAATTTGGTAGGCTAAGCCttgaagaaaaagagaggatTGGTATCAAGCTGAGAGCCAATTCCTATTTGTGGCTACCTTCCATTTCAGTGAAAGATGCAGTCGATATGTGCGTTGTGGTGTGGATCCTATGGCCTGATGAGGAAAGCAGCTCCACTCCAAATCTTGAGAAG GAAGTTAAAAAACGGCTATCTGGTGAAGCTGCTGCTGCCGCTAATCGGGATGGTAGGTGGAGAAATCAGATGCGAAGAGCTGCGCATAATGGCTGTTGCCGTCGTGCTGCGCAAACACGGGCTTTGGGTTCTGTTTTATGGAAATTACTAATTTCTGAAAACCTTGTTGAAGCAGTCACTAGAATTGAGAGCCCACTA GTTGAAGTTCTTGCAGACATGGAGCTTTGGGGCATAGGTGTGGACATGGATGCATGTTTTCGTGCAAGGCATATATTAGGGAAAAAGCTAAAGCAGCTTGAGAAAGAAGCTTACAGCCTCGCTGGGATGACTTTCTCACTGTATACATCTGCAGATATTGCAAATGTACTATTCAGGCACTTAAAATTGCCCATATCTGAGGGCCACAGTAAAGGAAAAAAGCATCCAAGCACAGATAAACATTCCCTAGATCTGCTGAG GCATCAACATCCTATCATTTCCGTAATCAGAGAGCACAGGACATTGGCGAAGCTCTTAAACAGTACACTGGGATCAATGTGTTCACGGGCTAAGCTTTGTGTGCAGTCGCAAAAATATACAGTACATGGCCATTGGCTTCAAACCTCAACAGCCACTGGACGGCTTTCAATGGAGGAACCTAATCTGCAG TGTGTTGAACACATGGTTGACTTCAAAGTCCATCAAAATGATAAAAATAGCTCAAGTTCCTCAGATGCTGTTCATCATCAAATCAATCCTCGTGATTTCTTTATTCCCACCCAG GACGACTGGTTGCTGCTTACGGCAGATTACTCTCAGATTGAACTGCGGCTGATGGCTCATTTCTCCCAGGACTCTTCATTGATTGAACTTCTTAGCAGGCCAGATGGTGATGTTTTCACAATGATGGCTGCAAGATGGACAGGGCAGCAAGAATCTACACTAAGTTCCAGGGCGAGAGATCAGACGAAACGGTTAGTCTACGGCATCCTCTATGGCATGGGTGCCAATACCCTTGCAGAACAACTGGAATGCAGTTCAGATGAGGCTGCAGAAAAGATAAGAAGTTTCAAAAGTTCTTTCCCGGGTGTTTCTGCCTGGCTCCATTATGCTGTTATGTTTTGCCGTCAAAAAGG ATATATTGAG